The Quercus lobata isolate SW786 chromosome 9, ValleyOak3.0 Primary Assembly, whole genome shotgun sequence region CATGTTTTGGAGCACGCTGTTCTTATTGACCAAAATACAGTGAGCAATAAGCTGATTGTAAATTTTCCTTCATTAGCAAGAAATGCTTCTCTTGCGGTAATGTATGCTTTAATTTCCTTTCAGATTGGTCCGACCAGTGTTTTCTGAAAGCCTGAATTTGATTTGCAGGTTTTACCCTATTTCTTGGATTCATAATTGACCGTATGCATCACTATCTCCAAAAGCTTATTGGATTGAGGAGTagtgtgggagcttcaaaagaGGAAGTTGAAAGGCTTCAGAAGGAAAAGACGGaactcaaagaaaaagaagagaaagcttCCAAGGAGATAAAGCGGCTGCAAGAAGAAATAGCTTCTCTATCAGAGAATTTGAAGAAGGTGAAGCTAGAATCTGAAGAGAAAGATAAGAGAGTTGAATCTGCTGAAAGCCATGTTGCTGCCCTTCAAAAACAAGCCGCAGACCTACTTCTTGAATACGACCGTCTATTAGAAGACAACCAAAATCTTCAGACTCAGGCTATGGGATATAGATAGGACTTAATTCTAAAAGACACCAAGGTTTAGTCTTGGCAGTTAATTTTGGTCACTAGTGACGTTGATGAAAATCCCATGTTTCAAGGAAATGGTCTTTATTTATTCGGCCCTGCCATTGGGGAAAGTAGATGGAATAGGTTTGTTTTTTGGTCCACTGCTATTGAAATTTTAGTTAGTCCACCCCAATGTTGTTCTAGTTGATAGCCACTATTCTTCTCTTTCAGTTTTCTGGAACAGATATCATAAttttgtttactaattttttctgTGAGATAAATGTTACTAGTCTGAGGTTTGGTTATGTATCAGTTAAAAGGGTGTTAGTGATTTAATACAACAAATGCAaatagaaagaacaaaaaatgaaagataaatgtaattaaacaattgaaaagagTGAATTCACTTGCATCAATGGAAGAAGTGATTATGGTAGATTTTGTGCTTGGACCTATCGGTATCCAAGTGTAGAATGCAAAAAGTACTTGAAAATCTATGCCACCAGACTTATTCCTTTGATAAGAGAAACAtctttggtattttttttttttgagttttttgagggcatgatatattttcaaatgttttaatttttatcacatctttataaatatttaaaaaaaaaaaaattaagactaAGAACTTGAAATAACGATTTTGAACAAATTGGGCACCTTACGGTCCCTACCTCTCATAGGTACACCATCAAAGAGCCTTCTGATGAGTAGATGGGGATACAAGAAAATGGTTGTTTTGATGATGCTTAATGCTTAATgtgttctctctctcatctttgtAATATGATTTTCCGCAAAATCAACTTATCAAAGTTGTTGTTATTAACTTACTATcatgaaattatgaaaaatatgagtAATTTATCTTcaattatatagtatatataggGCCAAAAGCCTTGTAACTCCCTTAACTTCTCTTAGGAGACCAAGATATTTATAGCATATTAGCATGTCTAGGTGTTATGTATCATGCATCCCAACATCTCAAGACAACAAGATTctacaaataacaaaattgggGAATTTTGTGAATTTCATTATATGGAGAGCAAAATTTGACCCCCTAAATATGGTTGTTTATTTATAAGCAATGAAGAgctgtaataataataaaaaaagcaaatttGAAAGGTGACCTATACCTTCATTGCCAAAGAAAATGCACATTTGAAAGGTCACTTCTGCTGAAACAAATACTCTAAAATGTTGCCTAGGCTCTCttgtttttctacaaaattttctagtaaacttgcttttttttttttgcaattgtttCTTGAGTGAATGACCCTTCTCACTTGAGTAAATTCttcaataatagaaaaaaaaatttcagactAAAAGTCTCACTTTTCTCTCACTAAAGCAAGATCTTTACAGAAAGTTGCTTGTCCTTTGCTGGAGCAGAACTTAAATCACTTGAGCAAAACTAAATTTTGCTAGAGAAAATTTAAATCTTGATCAAGtgagattttgaaaaattcaatttaattttacattaaaatacTCTATTCTTCTAATTACAGCCATGTAGAACTTCAATGTGGTAAAGGGTAGGAAATATCTGTCCCAAGAAAGATTATAGTATTATACAACTCTTTCAAGTGATTACATAATTAGCATGCATTTGACAACAAacagaagaaaaatacaaactaCATCACACTAAATTTATCATGGTCCATCTCAACAGATTTGATTACAAGGGAAGAAGTATATTGTTCATAATCAATGACAATGCTTTCTGTGCGTCCAGTCCATGCCAGCAACACCAATAACTACTACAACTTCAGTCCTCCCTATTGCAAACAAGCAGAAAGAAATAACACAAGTTAATAAACAAAAGTGGGTCTAGAAATGGACTTATATCTAATTACAAACATCAAGTTTAGATTGAATAAAAACTCAAATGCATATTGACTCAGCTAGAACCACTTCTTAATTAAAGTGACATACATATGAAATCAATCAATGTTTAGTCCAAGGTAATATAGGATACTAAGGATAGTATGTAGACtttggaaattttgattggaaagaaagttaaacaaaggaaatacatcaatttggatatgataaatttttggTAACTGTTAGAAGTAGTTGtccatcaaaattttgaaaaaaattctaaattctaaatacttaatacacacacacgcacaagATTTTATTAGAATTTTGCCCCCTTGCCCTAACATAGATCTGCCAATGCAGACGCCATTGTAGGAAATTCTGGAAGCGGGACTGAGTTTACTGAAAGACTCCCAGCAAGCCAAAATGCGAGGCCAGCTGTGATAAACCGAACTGGTTGTCCTGATATGATGGGTCTAATGAACTAAGAATGTAGGCAGTTTTAGTTTGTAGCATGTCACAAAGAAGGGTTGTAACGCTATGGTGTGGAACATGGTATATTAGTTCAACAATCAGTAGCCTAATGTTATATTTACACATGTAATCTTTTCAGTAACAACTTTGCTTATTTCTTTCCTCAATACTATCAATCATCAATTAATAAAGAAGCCATGTAGGGCCTTACCGTTTGCTTGAACTCTGAATATTATCATGCTATTATGAGACGAAGCCCACACTTCTGCACTGCCAAGCTTAGGCAACAACTTGCACCTTTCAGCTTCAATGTAACGGCCACATCCATTCACCTAGATGCAACAACATGATATTGATTTCCAAGTGACAGACAAATGAGACAATGAAAAGTTTCTAATTCCAAACTGTCATCAAGAAATACCTTAGGCTCTATTTTTCTTAATACaacaaacttaaaaataaatcaaacaaaaaagttggGTCCCTTTCCCTTCCCCCTGTTTCTTAACCATTGATTTAATTGCATCTTTACTTCACATATGTATTCAAATATAACAGCATAATGAATCAAGGtctattgtattcaacaagaaAACTTCGCAAATAATTTCATCACCTGAATCTACCTATTTCTATAAAAACTAATTAgaagaagcaaaaggaaaaatctcttGAATCTACCTTTGAAATGATTGatgaagtgaggaaaaaaataacacaaacacATGGAAGGCAACCTCTCTGGTGAAAAACAGCCCTAattttttgctttccttttgAATACCAAGAGAGCAACAAGAGTGCACTATCTGTCTTTACCCCACAAAATAATCGTGAGTGTGCTATCTGTTGCACATATCTTCTTTGATCCAGACAATGCCACAGTTTCTCCTCACCAATAAACTACAAAGTCCAACAACTTCTTCGTATCCAGTGTGGGGAAACTAGCAGAAATAAGAATCACAAATTACCGAACTCAAATGAAAGCATATATGCCaatgaatttaaaaatgaaaaatgaaatataaagcTACAGAAAAAAATCTGTAAAAGGGAGAAAGATATTGGTGACTTACAAAAAATTCAGCTGCACAGATTCATCAAAGCCACCACTTTCACTCGGATTTCTCTTCCTCTCAATCAATGTTACATTGTCCTTGTGTGCTTAAATTCCCAATCCAATTTCCCAAACATGGAATGAATCTTTCAATTAGATTAGAGGTACCTTCTCCATTAGTTCCATTCTCATCCCTATCATACTCATCATGGCTTTCACTCAGTTTTGGTATCTTTTGCTGAATCTTCCAAATCATTTTCATAAGGAGTGATGCTACAGCTGCTGCTGCTGCACCCATGCATAGTTTGGTTCAGATCTTCAATGTCTTGCTCGTATACCCAACGGGCCCCGCATTTTGTAACCTCTAATCCTGGACCTTTGGTTTCAAATCCAATCTCAATTTGACCGAATCCATTAGCATCCATGAACAAATGATTCATGGTTCACCTTTTTCCAATGTTAGTAATACTAGTGACTAGAGGTAGAGGATTCCCTGCCTCACGTATGGTTTTTCACTCCTCTTGCTTATGCAGTATGGACATGAGCATGATCTGAAGGAGAGGCAGTGTCAACAGCAATCTGCACAcctccccccccaaaaaaaaaacaaaaacagttgACAGCTTAAGAGCCGATATATTAGCATAACATtgtaaatattttctaatttacAACATGGACATCAATAATGACAGCAAGCAGAACTAATTGATGTCCTGTAAAATGGAGCACCAAACCAGAAAACACAAAGATGCTTGGGAAATTAATTGtagttataatatatatatatatgcaacaaAGTTTCTTTGGCTTTTTCATTGGTGCAGGAGCATCAAAAGGTCTGATTTCAATTACAGCAGTAGCAACAATAATCCAGCAGGAAGGTTAGTTCAGCAGTACATTCAGTCAGCCAGCAGCCTAGCCTAATGAAACTTGTTATTTGCAGCAGCCAGTTGGTGATCACTTAAGGAGATTAACTGAGTGTCTGAGTCTTTGCCAATTCATATGGAAGCAGTTGgaaggagcttggagggctggAAGTCTCAGCTGTAACAGTCAAGTTAGAGGCAAGTTATTTAGGCTTGTAACCAAACAGTAGGCTAAAGGTTGCTAGAGAAAAGTAAACATTGAGAACTTTTTGTAATATGTTAGTCAGGATGTTAAGTGGTTATTTAGTCTAGTTCAACAATAGAAAAGATCAGATCAGGTTGATTTTTTGGCTGCACTCTGATACAGCCTCTATAAATAGGCATTTAACTTTCTGTTGTAATCAGTTAGTTTTGAAGTTAATGAAATATGTAGCCTTGAGTGCTGTTTGAGAGAACTAGGTGTTTTTTGCATAGGTGTCATCCACCTATAAGCTTCTCTAATCAACTTGCATCCTAATTAATCAACCAAGCCAAAATAGCCACCCTTCTTATCATTCATTTACTGAAGTATGTTCAATAAAccatgaaaaaaacaaaacattaagaATATTAAGAACAGTAGTTTTACTAGCATCAAGGCTAGTATAAAGCTTCtcattatatatacttttttacttactagaaaaaatcattgtttaagtttaagaaaattaaggaaTATTAAGGGCTCATTTAAATCTTGAGGATATATTTTCCAGTGCAGGTGGACATACAGAACAGGTCAGGGACGGACCTAGGAGGGGGCCTGAGCCGCCCCCCCCACCCCTAGggtccaattttttatttttatatatatgtgtctatatatatatatatatatatagttattatatattttatttttgtagttgagCCCCCTTCCAAAACTTTAGGCCCCTCTTCTCCCCAATCAACCTAGTTAGTCTAACCCAAATAGCAACTATTCAACccaaaaagataacaaaaacaataaaaacattcacaatggtgattgtattttagccccaaaaaactattttaccaccaaagaaccaaaaaaacatgtgttattggagaagctaaaactaaattttttgcaactaaagtaaattggtataaataccagttgactatagcaatttgttaaaaataaaatacaatattttattaagattatatcttttcattttattaaaaaactcaaattctctctcttcctttattattttaatgagttgtttatattattttaaatgaagtgataaaaaaatagaactccTAGccagcctagtattaaaaaaaaaaaaacattattttgtttttgtttttgtcttttttggtagatgattgcatcttaatgtatttagaaataaCGATTTtgtgcatttataattttttaatactatatggatacttatttggatttttttttcctttatacttTGGTCCCCATTAGCTTAAAATCCTGGGTCCGTCCCTGGAATAGGTTGACATACAGAGAACAGTATAAATCATGCACATGAGATCAATCAATCCAAATTGGGATACTGTCCCATAAAATGTTTGTGGACAGTATCACACAGATTGTATACACAAGCAGTATGCTTCTCTCACACAGATTATATACAAAAATGGTATGCTTCTCTCATTTGTTACTTCCTATGACCACTCAAAATAAAGTGAAGTGCTAGTAATCATGTATTctaaattcattttcttttatgtccGTGCAAATCTAATTCAATTATAACCTACAAATAACAATGATCTCAAACCTCTTTAAGTTTtcaatgtttatccaaaagaatagaaaatatataaatgtaGGCAATATTAATCTATCTAGTTTGGTTACCcattttgcaataaaatttccCATTTTATTAAACTTCTTATCTTAGATAACCAACATCCATATCCTACCAATGATTAATCGACAAGGCAAAGTGATGGGGTCCATGATCTAAAATCAAATTGTGATGTCCATAACAGAAGAGCACACATATAAGATCTAATCAAAACAGAAAATAACAGATCATGTAGGACAGTTTTCAACTTTGAAAAATTTGATTGACAAGAAAATTGAACCGAGCAAATgcaaatttcattttatatatatatatatatatataggcattACGAGAGTAACAAGAGTGCAGATTTTACTCACCAAcataattgaacaaaaatgaTTAGCACACAATTTGTTCCACTCTTCTTGTCTGCTAGTAGTTTGAGAGTTTTTCCTCCCCAACAAAGTCCAATAACTTCATCAAAGCTACCAGGTTCACTGGGATTCCTCTTCATCACAAATAGAATTACCTCCTGTGCATAAATTCCCAATCCAATTTTCAATTAGATTAGGGTGCTCTATCCACTTTTTGGAAAAGCCACAACAACCAGTTTTTTGTTTGTAGCATGACACAGAGAAGAGCTGTAAAATCTTACCattctacttaaaaaaaaaaaaaaaaaactcttttaaatAAGACTATTGACAGAAGACTAGGAGGTGGATGACATACCATTAACTTAAGAATAGCTCAAAAGTCACAAAGGAAGCAGTGAAAGTAGATGAAAAATTATTCTtagttttccctttttccctaAGCATGGGATCAACGGATATCTTCATTCTTTCAAGTTATAATTCTCGATTACAACTTCTAGTTCTACTGGGTCATATTACACCATTACAGTTTTGCTTATTTCTTTCCCTaatatgaattataaaataataaatgagacCCCATTTGTAAGATAAAGAAGCCATGCAGTGCCTTACTGTTTGCTAGAACTCTGCATATCATCGTGTTTTTATGACTTATGAGACAAAGCCCACACTTCTTTCCTGCAAAGCTTGGGCAAATGCTGGCAACTAAAAGCTTCAATGCAACTGCATTGATTCAACCAATCTGAAAGCGATGCACAccatatatatgatatataggACACCCACATCCATTCACCTAGACGGAAGAGCATGACATCAGTTTCCTAGTGACAGCCAAGTAAGACGATGAATAGTTTCTAATTCCAAATTGTCAAAAAGAGATACCTTAGGCTCTATTCTTAATACaacaaacatgaaaataaaacaattgtTCTTTAGAtggacaaaattttttgaaaccacaatgtgaatgctcttaactcTTAAGCCACATTAGTTACTGATATGGACAAAGagaatattttgaaaacagaatcagattttatagacaaaaattaaaccaaaaattaaaacaatgcCACACTTGAATagaaaaaaagtgtaatttttagaagtttAGAATAGCTCATATTCTATCCAAATTGTAAATGAGTAGACCCCAAACCTCCAACAAAAACCAATCTcactctccctccctccctccctcccacCCATCATGATTCCCatccacaaacaaaaaacaacatgTTCACTCCACCATCATGGCCCGCTCTTTAACACCCCAACCCCAACTCCTCCtctcccaccaccaccacaaccaccaccctcctcctcctctccACCTCAACCCCATAATCATCCGTTGCTCCCTCCTCCTCTCCACCACTTCACTCTCCCTCACCACCACCACTCCGTAACCACCCTCACTAGCCTCTCCTCCACTTGACACCACTATCACCAACCGTATCTTCATGGACTTCAGCCTCTGCCCCACCACTTTCCTCCCCAACACCAACCCAACTCTCTCCCCTGACCCCTCCACTCCTCTTTGCACTGAATCCTTCCTCTTAGGCTGCCTCATTCTTGGCCTCTATGGCCTCTTTGTCCCTCTTACTGTCTCCAACTTCAGTCTATGCGTTCCTCCACTTCCTCTTCCTCATACAAGAACACCCTAGTCCACAAAATATTTCCACTAATATGGCTTAAGAGTTAAGAGCATTCGCATTGTAACATTAttcttattcattaaaaaataaaaaatcaaaatgaattaAATGGGGTGAGTTTTGTCTTTATGGCATTTACTACATTTTTCCAATTCCAGTATTGTTGTAAAATCAAATGGAAAGAAGTAAATTTGGGCCATTTTTCACCAGAGAGGTCACCTTTTCTCAGACCAGCAATGTGATTTCTTTTTCCCACAACATAAGtgaacaaaaaatcaaaaaatgcaGATGGTTGAACTCAAATGAAAGCATATGccaatgaatttaaaaaagaaatatatagcaacaaaaaaagatccgtaaaagggagaaagaTATCAGTGACTTAcaaaaaattagaggaaaaaGATTATCAGCTGTACAAATTCATCAAAGCCACCACTTTCACTGGGATTTCTCTTCCTCTCAATCAGAGTTATATTGTCCTTGTGTGCTTAAATTCCCAATCCAATTTCCCCAACGTGGAATGAATCTTTCAATTAGATTAGAGGTACCTTCTCCACTGGTTCCATTCTCATCCCCATCATACTCATCATGGCTTTCACTCAGTTTTGGTACCTTTTGCTGAATCTTCCAAATCATCCTCATAAGGAGTGATGCTACAGCTGCTGCCGCTGCTGCACCCACGCATGGTTTGGTTCAGATCTTCAATGTCTTGCTCGTATACCCAACGGGCCCCGCATTTTGTAACCTCTAATCCTAGACCAGCGGTTTTAAATCCAATCTCAATTTGACCCAATCCATTAGCATCTGCTTGACTccaattttctttcaatttctgATTGAATGATTCATAGGGATAGTAATACTGGCAAAGATGATATGATTCAATCTTACCAAATTGTTCTGAAAATGTAAAGCCAGTTATCGGGCGACTTTCATATCCGTTGGCTTTCAAGTATAAGTAAAGCGTGTGCGTAAATATATAACCATTTTTTGAAGGAAGTTCGTGAAGTGGATGATGTTGGCGGAGTACAAAAAGTGCACACACAGCAACTCCTTTCAATTTATCTGAAGGCACTTGCAAACTCACTGAAGTCCCCACACTTTGATGGCTAAACCATTTCGAAATTTCTCTTCCAGGAATCATAATACCATAATTGTCTCCATCTCCCTGAAACATACAGAATTACAAAATCATTATATTTAGAACCTCacaagcaagagagagagagagagagagagagagagagaaaaagagagagaccttAAATTGAATGTGATGTCTTAGCGTTGTTAATAACATGTCACCGTAGTCTTCATCATTAACCAATTTAACACAATTGAGAAGATAGAGTGTCGGATAAGGACCATCTTCAGGTTTTAATGGTAATATTTCCAATGACGTACAACCATCTGCATCAAGAAACCTAATATTTAATGGAAGCTCTGGCAAAGATCGAAGATGTGTGCAACCACACAGTTGAAGAATCTTCATATTAGATAGTTGAGTGGTACTCTCAGGAaggtaaacaaaataatttcccctaagatCTAAATTTGTTAAAGAGGACAAACAACCAAGACCATCAGGGATTGCTTGAAGATTGCAATAACTTAGATTCAATTTGGTCAAAGACCATAAATTAGAAAGAGAACGCCCTAACATGCCCGTGGGGTCTACTCTTCTTTTTCGCATTAAAGGAAAACTGATGAGTTTATTTGATGATATAGATGTTAAGCCTTCACATCCACGAAGAGATAGTactttgagattttttaagAGAACCAACGAAGAGGGTAATTCTGTTATAGCAGTTTCACTCACATCTAGCTCCTCAAGACTTTTGATATTCCCCAAATTCTCTGGCAGTTCATTAAGTTTTGAGCAACCAGACAAAGTGAGAATTTTTAGAGACATCAAATAACAACAATCATTTGGAAGACTTGAAAGGTTTTTGCAATCTCTTAGATCTAATTTAGTAAGGCTAGTTAAATGTTCGGCTGATAATGGTAGATGTTTTATGGCAGTCCCACTGAAACAAAGTTCTGATAAATGTGACATATTTCCAACAAATTCTGGAAACTTCTTTAGTCTTGAACAACCACCAAGATTGAAAATTTCAAGTACTTTTGAGTTGATCTTGTGAGGAAGGCTTTCGAGACATTTGCAACCATTCAAATCCAATCGAATAAGTTGTTTGTGATTTCCAAGAGATGCATGAATTTTAGATAGTTTTATACAACGTTGAAGAATCAAGTGCTTAAGCTTTGGAGCTCCACTAAGGTTTGGCATCTCAATCAAGTTTTGGGAGTCACTTAGGTCAATGAGTTTTAACTCGTCTAAATTCtgttataaaccaaaaaaattattagataaacTCAAGTATtaatgaaaaggaagaaaaaactCATTTGCTTGAGTGAAAATCTTACCATAACTCCTTTCCATAGGTGTTTGATGCTGCTGCAACACATTTTGAGTTCAACAAGTTTGTTTGGTTCAAAACTAGTTGGCATGGATTTAAAGGGATATCCATGCCATTCCATAATGCGTAACTTGTTAGAAAGATAATTAAGACTTCTTGGAAGTTGCTTAGTACCATTTATGAAGTCTTGTGGAAATTTCTCATTACCAATTTTG contains the following coding sequences:
- the LOC115959920 gene encoding hyaluronan mediated motility receptor-like produces the protein MSVILLSSLMSIVKIQNKGAKLGTMSPMDQVLWRTHLLEASLMGFTLFLGFIIDRMHHYLQKLIGLRSSVGASKEEVERLQKEKTELKEKEEKASKEIKRLQEEIASLSENLKKVKLESEEKDKRVESAESHVAALQKQAADLLLEYDRLLEDNQNLQTQAMGYR
- the LOC115959848 gene encoding TMV resistance protein N-like isoform X2, which gives rise to MATLATSSSPLSTPSSSSSSSCPRWKYNVFLSFCGIDTRKNFTDHVYTVLKQKGITTFRDDEKLERGKYISEELLKAIEESKYAIIVLSTNYTSSKWCLKELAKIVECMEKTKLTVLPVFYHVNPSDVRNQMSDNLAKAFAEHAEETKVNTEDVQAWKAALKIVGGIAGWHVHDSFESKVIQEIIGKICTDHELYHKFSSVCEDPVGMDSRVEEMLGSYLGEGLGDVCFVGICGMGGMGKTTLAEEIYRRISSNFEVSNFIANVREKTKNKGLVSLQKQLLSKILMKSEIEKICNVCDGISLIRKTLYNKKIFIVLDDVDGEEQLGALAQKDNCFGPGSRIIVTSRDSHLLKRCGVKYIYTAKRLSDNDALKLFSWKAFHKPHPEENFVNLSMDFVNYAEGLPLALKVLGSLLFDKTIDAWNGALNNLKAEFGDKIMPILQISFDGLTNTQKGLFLDIACFFKGENKDCIRDVLQSFGYCPEYNIDVLKDKSLITISYDGILWMHDLLQDMGQEIVHRKSREPGGRSRLWILEDVIHVLKNNTGTEAVEGIMLKVPIQKMEHLHAEAFSKMKNLRLLKIGNEKFPQDFINGTKQLPRSLNYLSNKLRIMEWHGYPFKSMPTSFEPNKLVELKMCCSSIKHLWKGVMNLDELKLIDLSDSQNLIEMPNLSGAPKLKHLILQRCIKLSKIHASLGNHKQLIRLDLNGCKCLESLPHKINSKVLEIFNLGGCSRLKKFPEFVGNMSHLSELCFSGTAIKHLPLSAEHLTSLTKLDLRDCKNLSSLPNDCCYLMSLKILTLSGCSKLNELPENLGNIKSLEELDVSETAITELPSSLVLLKNLKVLSLRGCEGLTSISSNKLISFPLMRKRRVDPTGMLGRSLSNLWSLTKLNLSYCNLQAIPDGLGCLSSLTNLDLRGNYFVYLPESTTQLSNMKILQLCGCTHLRSLPELPLNIRFLDADGCTSLEILPLKPEDGPYPTLYLLNCVKLVNDEDYGDMLLTTLRHHIQFKGDGDNYGIMIPGREISKWFSHQSVGTSVSLQVPSDKLKGVAVCALFVLRQHHPLHELPSKNGYIFTHTLYLYLKANGYESRPITGFTFSEQFGKIESYHLCQYYYPYESFNQKLKENWSQADANGLGQIEIGFETKGPGLEVTKCGARWVYEQDIEDLNQTMHGCSSSSCSITPYENDLEDSAKDTKTE
- the LOC115959848 gene encoding TMV resistance protein N-like isoform X1 yields the protein MATLATSSSPLSTPSSSSSSSCPRWKYNVFLSFCGIDTRKNFTDHVYTVLKQKGITTFRDDEKLERGKYISEELLKAIEESKYAIIVLSTNYTSSKWCLKELAKIVECMEKTKLTVLPVFYHVNPSDVRNQMSDNLAKAFAEHAEETKVNTEDVQAWKAALKIVGGIAGWHVHDSFESKVIQEIIGKICTDHELYHKFSSVCEDPVGMDSRVEEMLGSYLGEGLGDVCFVGICGMGGMGKTTLAEEIYRRISSNFEVSNFIANVREKTKNKGLVSLQKQLLSKILMKSEIEKICNVCDGISLIRKTLYNKKIFIVLDDVDGEEQLGALAQKDNCFGPGSRIIVTSRDSHLLKRCGVKYIYTAKRLSDNDALKLFSWKAFHKPHPEENFVNLSMDFVNYAEGLPLALKVLGSLLFDKTIDAWNGALNNLKAEFGDKIMPILQISFDGLTNTQKGLFLDIACFFKGENKDCIRDVLQSFGYCPEYNIDVLKDKSLITISYDGILWMHDLLQDMGQEIVHRKSREPGGRSRLWILEDVIHVLKNNTGTEAVEGIMLKVPIQKMEHLHAEAFSKMKNLRLLKIGNEKFPQDFINGTKQLPRSLNYLSNKLRIMEWHGYPFKSMPTSFEPNKLVELKMCCSSIKHLWKGVMNLDELKLIDLSDSQNLIEMPNLSGAPKLKHLILQRCIKLSKIHASLGNHKQLIRLDLNGCKCLESLPHKINSKVLEIFNLGGCSRLKKFPEFVGNMSHLSELCFSGTAIKHLPLSAEHLTSLTKLDLRDCKNLSSLPNDCCYLMSLKILTLSGCSKLNELPENLGNIKSLEELDVSETAITELPSSLVLLKNLKVLSLRGCEGLTSISSNKLISFPLMRKRRVDPTGMLGRSLSNLWSLTKLNLSYCNLQAIPDGLGCLSSLTNLDLRGNYFVYLPESTTQLSNMKILQLCGCTHLRSLPELPLNIRFLDADGCTSLEILPLKPEDGPYPTLYLLNCVKLVNDEDYGDMLLTTLRHHIQFKGDGDNYGIMIPGREISKWFSHQSVGTSVSLQVPSDKLKGVAVCALFVLRQHHPLHELPSKNGYIFTHTLYLYLKANGYESRPITGFTFSEQFGKIESYHLCQYYYPYESFNQKLKENWSQADANGLGQIEIGFKTAGLGLEVTKCGARWVYEQDIEDLNQTMRGCSSGSSCSITPYEDDLEDSAKGTKTE